The Elusimicrobiota bacterium DNA window CGGTTGATGGTCGTGACCGCGAGGCCGTCGGTCTCGAGCTTCGCCGAGAGGTCGTTCATCTTGTAGGCCTTGAGCTGGCCGCCGTCGGTGATGCCCATCTTCCGCAGGGTCTCCTCCTGGACCGGACTGAGGATCGGGAAGTAGCCCAGGCCGATGAGCGCCGAGGAGACCGCCCCCAGGACCGCGCGCGGCGCCATGAGGTCGGTGGACTGGTTGTCCGGCGGGAGGACCGCGACGAAGTCCGGGCCCTGGAAGTCCGGCTTCACGTACTTGATCTTCGCGCCGGCGCAGCCCGAGAGCAGCGCGGCGGCGAGCAGGAGGCGCGGGAGCTTGTCGGCGTTCACGGGGCCTCCTTGACGATGCGGGAGAGGAGCTGGTTTACGACCACGCCCTTGCTGAAGAGCCCGGGCTGGCCGCTCGCGTTGAGGCCGAGGAGGACCTTTCCGGTCGAGACGTCGACTAAGCGCAGGGCGAGGACCTGCATGGGCTTCTGCCCCTCGACGTACTGCCCCTGCGCGCACATGAGGACGGCGTCCGCGCCGAGCGTCTTTCCGGCCTGCACGGCCTGGGGGACGGTGTAGCCCCAGCGGACGGCGTCGGGGTCCTTGACCGCGGACCAGGCGCTCTCGACGTGCTTGTAGACCGTGCCGGCGGTCTTCAGCGCCTCGAGGCTCTTGTCCTGGCCGATGAGGGTGTAGCGCCTTCCGAGGACGGAGCGGGCTTTCTCGTCGAACATGATCGCCGGGATGAAGGAGTTCCCGAAGCCCGTGTAGAGCGGGTCGAAGGCCGACTGCGTCTGCGCGTCGAAGAACGGCATGATGGCGACCGTCTTCACCTTCGCCGCGGCCTCACGGTCGCGGATGACGAGCACCGGCTTGTACGCGCACGCGCTCGCGAGCGCGAGGGCGGCGAGGGCTGTCACGAACGGCCGTTTCATAGGCGCTCCCTGGGATGCGGCGTCTTCGGACGACTTGACAATAGCATTTACATGTGGGGGCGGGCGCGAAAAAGGCCCCCGGCGCGAGCCGGGGGCCTTTCGCGTACGGAGCGGATTACTTGCTGCGCTTCTTGAAGAGCGCTCCGCCGAGCTTCGAATTGCCGCCCTGGTCGGGCTGCGAGACGTCCGCGGCGCCCTTCTCGTTGACGGGCCACTGCGGCAGCTTGGGGATCATCAGTCCGGTCATCTTCTGCGCTTCCTGCAGGAGGTGGATCTTCAGCATCTTCTCGAGCTGCTTGCCCACGAGCTGCTGCGCCATGGCCTTCGCCCCTTCCTGGAGGATGGCGCCGGGGGTCACGTTCACCGCGCGGTTGAAGCCGGTCCCCTCGATCTGCCAGAGCTTGTTGCCCAGCTTGTCGACCAGCGTGAACTCGGCCTCGACGGAGCGGTTGATGTACACGCCCACGTTGATCTCGTTGAAGTTCTTGATCACGCTGTAGAGCAGGCCGTCGACGCCGAGCTTCTCGGCGAGGTCCGGAGCCTTGTACGCTCCGAGCTGGCCGCCGTCGGTGATCCCCATCTTCTTGAGCTGCTCCTCCTGAGAGGGGCTCGTGAAGGGGATGACGCCGAGTGCGAGCATCATCTCGCAGGCCACGCGCCGCGTCGTGTCGGGCGCGGCGAGGTCGGTCGAGTTGTTGGCCGGCGGCAGCACCATGACGAAGTTCGGGATGTCGGCCTTGTCCTTGAGGTAGGACACCTTCTGCGCTCCGCCGATGCAGCCGGAGAGCAGCGAGACGGCGAGGACGGCGAGGATGCCTTTGCGGAACATGTTCACGGGACCTCCGCGATGAGCTTCGCCGCCAGCTCGCGCATCTGCTTCTTCTGAGACTCGAAGGGGCTGAAGATGGAGACGTTCATCGGCTCCGACTTCGCGCCGCCCCAGATCACCTCGCCGGTCTCCGGGTCGACCAGCCGCATCGCCATGACGAAGCGCATGTTGGCCGGCGCGTCGCCGGTCATGCCGAAGGCGCCGATGAGCACCGGGACTCCGAGCTCCTTGCCGGTCGCCATCGCGGCCTGCATGGTCATGCCGGCGCGCAGCTTGTCGGGGCTCGTGATGGCCTTCCAGATGGAGACGTCTTCGTTGGCCGCGAGCTGGATGCCGTCGAAGCCCTTCTTGTTGAGGACGGCCATGACCTCGTCGAGAGGGACGAACTCGAAGCGGGAGTTGCCCTTCATCCCCTCGTAGCTGAGGAGGGTGGGCATCATGTCGGAGTACTTCCCCTTGTAGTTCGGGTCGTCGGTGCCGACGGCGTTGGCCTGGAAGAACGGGAGGATGGCCACCTTCTTGACGGCCTTGAGCTTGTCGGAGTTGAAGGCCTTGCTCTTGTTCAATTTGACCGGCGGGACCGTCTGGCAGGCGCAGAGCACGGCCGCCAGGGCCGCGACGGCGAGAGGATACAGCCTCTTCATGTGCGCTCCTGAGAGTGCGGGATGGATGAGGACGGCGATAAGACGCTATCAAACAACCCCCCCCCGGTCAAGGGAGCAGGCCGCGCAGGCGGTCGAAGGCGAGGAGGAGGGGCACGGAGGCGAGGGTGCTCGCGAGGATGGCCTCGGCGACGAGGGACTCGTCGAGGCCGAGCTTCTGCGCGAGGACCAGGTTCGTCACCGCGAGCGGCATGAGGGACTCGAGCAGGGAGACCTCCCCGGAGAGGCCCGCGAGGCCCGTGGCCCGCGCGCAGAGCACGAGCAATGCGGGGAAGGCGAGCAGCTTGGCCGCGCAGAGCGCGAGGACGGGGCCGGGGCGTCGGCCGATGGGCTTGCCGTGGAGGAAGAGGCCGAGCGCGAAGAGAGCGAGCGGCGCCGTGGCGCTCCCGATCAGACGCAGCGCCCCGGCGAGGACGGCGGGCGGGCGCAGGCCGGCGAAGGCGAGGACGGCCCCGAGCAGCGCGCTCCAGAGGATGGTGTTGCCCTTGAGGACCTCGAGCGACTGCTTCCCCCCGCGGCCGACGACGAGCGCGAGGGCGGCGAAACCGGCCGTGAAGACGGCCAGGTACTGCACTGCGGTGACCAGCGAGGCCACCGCGAGGGCGTCCTCTCCGAAGCGCAGCGCGGTCAGCGGGAAGCCGAGGTAGACGGTGTTGCCGAACGCCGCGCAGAGCACGAGCTCTCCGGCGTGCGGTCCGAGCCGGCCCGCTTTCCAGAGAGCGAGGAGGAGGCCGACGAGGAGGAGCACGGCCAGGGCGTTGACCTCGAGCAGGCGCAGGTCGACGGCGCCCAGCCCGGCGCCGGTGAGCTTGTCGAGGATGAGCGCGGGCATCGAGACATAGTAGAGGTAGTCGTTGAAGGGCTTGTCGGCCTCGGGGCCCACGATGCCGCGGCGGCGGCAGTCCCAGCCGAGAAGGACGACGGCGGCGGCGATCGCGACGATCGACAGCATCTAGAGGGAGAGGAACACCAGGACCTGCGCCGAGACGACGCGCAGGAGCATGACGAGGGGATAGACGGTCGCGTAGGCCGTGGAGGTCGCGCTCGAGGGCGTCAGCGAGTTCGCGAAAGAGAGCGCGGGCGGGTCGGTCATGCTGCCGGCGAGGAGGCCGCAGAGGGAGAGGTAGTTGAGCTTCATGCGCAGGCGGGCGAAGAGCGCGACCGCCATGAGCGGCAGGAAGGTGACGGCGGCGCCGCAGAGCAGCCAGCGCAGGCCGTCGCCGTGCGTGAGGGTCTCGACGAAGCGGTCCCCCGCGCGAAGGCCGACGCAGGAGAGGAAGAGGATGATGCCGAGCTCGCGGAGCATGAAGTTGGCGCTGATGGGCATGTACCAGGAGAGCGGCCCGATGCGGCGCACGCGGCTGAGCAGGATGGCCATGACGAGGGGTCCCCCCGCCAGGCCGAGCTTGACCGGCGCGGGCACTCCGGGCAGGTGGATGGGCACCTGGCCGAGCAGGACTCCGAGCGCGATGCCGACGAAGACCGGGATGAGCTGGGGGTGGTTGAGCTGGGTCGGGGAGTTTCCGAGCAGGGCCGCGACCTTCTTCAGGCCTTCCGCCTCGCCCACCGCGAGGACGGTGTCTCCGAAGTGGAGGTCGAAGTCGGGCCCGGCGAGGATCTCGATGTCGGCGCGCGAGGCGCGGGTGACGGTGACCCCGTAGCGCTCCTCGAGGGCGAGCTCGGCGAGGGTCTTCCCCAGGACCTCCTTCTGCGTCACCACCACGCGCTGCGCGGTGACGGCGCTGGGCACGCTCATGAGGTCGACCTCGCTCGGCTTCCCGACGACGAGGGCGAGCTCCTCGAGCTTCTCGCGGGGGCCGACCGCGAGAAGGACGTCGCCCACGTGGAGGACGGCGTCGGGCTGGGGGACGCGGACCTCCCCGGCATGCTGGAGGCGGGAGACGCGCACGCCGAGGGCTTCCAGCATGGGGACGCGCTCGAGCGGGAGTCCCTCGAGGTTGCGGTTCTCGACCCGGATGCTGAGGTTCGCGAAGGCGGGCTTCGCCTTCTCCCCCTCCTTCGCCTCCTGGGCGGGGTCGACGCGGAAGAACAGACGCATGAGGATCATGACGAGGATGGTGCCGAGGATGCCGAAGGGGTAGGCCACGGCGTAGCCGATGCCTGGACGCTTGGCGATCTCCTCCGAGACCCCGGCCGCGGTCGTGCTCCCCTCGGCCAGTCCCGCGGGGTCATGGTGGGCCCCCGCGGGGCCGGCCGCGTCCTTGAGCGCCTGCTGGGCGGCGGCGAGGCTCGGCGTGTTCGTGACGGCGCCGGAGTAGATGCCCACCGCGGCCGGCATGTCGAGCCCGCAGAGCCGGACGGCCAGAAGCGTCGCGCCGACGCCGAGAAGGACCACGGAGGCGGCGAGCAGGTTCAGGCGCAGGCCGTTCTTGCGCAGGGACGCCAGGAACCCCGGGCCCACCTGCATGCCGATGGTGTAGACGAAGAGGATGAGACCGAACTCCCGCAGGAACTCGAGCGTCTCCTGGGGCAGGGTGATGCCGAAGTGCCCGAAGAGGATCCCCGAGAACAGGACGCCGGCGATGCCGAGGTTCACCTTGAAGAGGCGGACGTTGCCCAGCGCGAGGCCGAGCGCGGCGACGAGACTGACGAGGATGACGGCCTGGGCGATGGAGTGGGCGGTGAGCAGGGCGATGGGGTTCATAGGGTCAGCAGATCCGCGGCAGCTGCTCGCCGCTGAGCATGTCGAGGATGCGCTCGACGCCGATGCGCGTGTTCATGCGGACCTCGCCGGGATGCGCGTCGACGACGCGGCCGACGAGGGCCGCCGGGTGGGCGCCGCAGGGGCCGCGCAGGGCCGCGAGGGCCTTCTGCGCGTCGCGCTCGGGCACGAAGGCGGCGAAGCGGCCCTCGCAGGCCATGTAGAAGGGGTCGAGGCCGAAGAGCTCGCAGGCGGAGGCGACCTCCGGCCGCACGGGGACCGCGGCTTCCTCGACGAGGATGCCGCGCTTCGCGGCCTCGGCGATCTCGTTGAGGGCGGTGGCGAGGCCGCCGCGCGTGAGGTCGCGCAGGCAGTGGACCTCGACGCCGGCCTCGAGGAGCGCGCGGACCTGGGGCCAGACGGTCTCCGCGTCGCTGAGGAGCGTCGTCTCGAAGGAGAGCCCCTCGCGCACGGAGAGCACCGCGGCCCCGTGGGCGCCGACGTCGCCGCTGACGATGAGCGCGTCGCCGGGGAGGACGGAGCGCGGCTCGACGGGCCGCGGGGCTTCGATGAGGCCGATGCCCGCGGTGTTCACGTAGATGCCGTCGCCCTTGCCGCGTTCGACGACCTTGGTGTCGCCGGTGACGATGCGCATCCCCGCCGCGCGGGCCGTCTTCGCGAGCGACTCCGCGACGCGGCGAAGGTCGGAGAGCGGGAAGCCCTCCTCCAGGATGCAGGCGCAGCTCAGATAGAGCGGGCGCGCCCCGCACATCGCGAGGTCGTTGGCGGTCCCGTGCACGCAGAGGGAGCCGATGTCGCCTCCCGGGAAGAAGATCGGGCGGATGACGAAGGAGTCGGTGGAGAAGGCGAGCTTGCCGGGCGGCAGCTCGAGCGCCGCCCCATCGTGGCCCTGCTCGAGGGCGGCGTCCTTGAAGAGCGGGCGGAAGACTTCGGAGACGAGCTTATGCATGTGGCGGCCGCCCGAGCCGTGGGCGAGGGTGACGCGTTCCCCCGCCTCGGCGGGGGTCGGACAGGCGAGACGGAAATCCTTCTTCGTCATGACACCTTCTCGCGGGCGTAGCGGTAATAGGCGGCGCAGGCCCCTTCGGAGGAGACCATGGGCGCGCCGAGCGGGCTCTCCGGGGTGCAGCGCCCGGCGAAGGCGGGACACTCGCGCGGCTTCTTGAGGCCCTGAAGCACGAGCCCGGCGATGCACTCCGCGGGCTCCTGCGCCTCTCGCTCGGCCACGCCGAAGCGGCGCTCGGCGTCGAGCTGCGCGTAGCGGGCGGTGAAGCGCAGTCCGCTGGACTCGATGGGTCCGATCCCCCGCCACTTGCGGCGGCAGGGCTCGAAGACTTCGCGCAGGAGCTCGATGGCGGGGCGGTTGCCTCCGCGGCGCACGACGCGCGCGTACTGGTTGTCGACGCGGTGCTCCCCCCGCTCGAGCTGGCGCACGAGCAGGCAGAGCCCCTGGAGGATGTCCACCGGTTCGAAGCCGGTCACGACGATGGGGACGCGGCGCTTCTCGGCGATGGGCTCGTATTCCTCCGTGCCCATCACCGCGCAGACGTGGCCGGCGGCGAGGAAGCCCTGCACGCGGTTCTTCCCGGAGGACATGAGGGCCTCGAGGGCCGGCGGGACGAGGACGTGGGAGACGAGCAGCGAGAAGTTCTTCACGCCGAGCCGGAGCGCCTGCTGCGCCGCCATCGCGGTGGCCGGGGCCGTGGTCTCGAAGCCGACGGCGAAGAAGACGACCTCGACGGAGGGGTCCTTCCTCGCGAGATCGAGCGCGTCGAGCGGAGAGTAGACGATGCGGACCTGCGCCCCTTCGCCCTTGGCCTGGAGGAGGCTCTTCGTCGAGCCGGGCACGCGGAGCATGTCGCCGAAGGAACAGAGGACGACGCCGGGCTTCAAGGCGATCTCGACGGCCTTGTCGATGAGCTCGAGCGGGGTGACGCAGACGGGGCAGCCGGGGCCGTGGACGAGCTCGAGCCCCTCGGGCAGGAGGCGGTCGATGCCGAAGCGGACGATGGAGTGCGTCTGGCCGCCGCAGACCTCCATGACGGTCCAGGGCTTCGTCGTCAGGCGGGCGAGCAGCGCGGCGTAGCGCTCGGCGGCCCTCCGGTCGCGGTACTCGTCGAGATGCTTCAAGCGGGGCGCTCCTCGGCCGCGACCATGGCGTCCATCTCGGAGAGCAGGGAGAGCGTCTTGAGCGCCTCGTCCTCGTCGATGACGTTGAGCGCGAAACCGACGTGGACGATGACGTAGTCGCCGACCTTCGCCTCGGGCGTGTAGGCGAGGCAGACGTCCTTGACGGTGCCGCCGAAGTCCACGCGGCCGCGGGTCAGGCCGCCGCCGTCGGGGACGCCGATGCTGAGGACCTTACCGGGGACCGCGAGACACATGGGACTCCCTCCGTTGGGGACGGCCGGCCGACGAGAGCAGGCACGCGGCGTAGGCCTGGCCCGCCGAGACTCCCCCGTCGTTGCAGGGCAGGCGGCGGTGCGTGAAGACCTGGAAGCCGGCGCGCTCGAGCAGCGTCCGGGCGCGCTCGAGGAGATAGGCGTTCTGGAAGACTCCGCCCGTGAGGCCTACGCGCTCGAGTCCGCAGCGGCGCACGACGTCGACGATGAGGTCCGCGAGGCCGTTGTGGAAGCGCGCGGAGACCATGGCGGCGCCGCGACCGCGGTCGGCGTCCTCGAGCAGGGCGGCGAGCATGGGCGCCCAGTCCGCGACCAGGGGCTTCCCGGGGAGGAGCGCCCAGGGATAGGCGCCGTGCGCGGGACGGGCGCCGAGCGCGGCCTCGAAGGCCATCGCGGCCT harbors:
- a CDS encoding GNA1162 family protein produces the protein MNADKLPRLLLAAALLSGCAGAKIKYVKPDFQGPDFVAVLPPDNQSTDLMAPRAVLGAVSSALIGLGYFPILSPVQEETLRKMGITDGGQLKAYKMNDLSAKLETDGLAVTTINRFSKINLGFYISPTVDCTVALHDAAGEKLWEADSVFTQKKISLSIGDAISAAAGELIGDAVGKMFKTHMIMESQMMAGLMVQQCLKNKPVLAYPGPGYALTQPKKT
- a CDS encoding putative transporter — translated: MNPIALLTAHSIAQAVILVSLVAALGLALGNVRLFKVNLGIAGVLFSGILFGHFGITLPQETLEFLREFGLILFVYTIGMQVGPGFLASLRKNGLRLNLLAASVVLLGVGATLLAVRLCGLDMPAAVGIYSGAVTNTPSLAAAQQALKDAAGPAGAHHDPAGLAEGSTTAAGVSEEIAKRPGIGYAVAYPFGILGTILVMILMRLFFRVDPAQEAKEGEKAKPAFANLSIRVENRNLEGLPLERVPMLEALGVRVSRLQHAGEVRVPQPDAVLHVGDVLLAVGPREKLEELALVVGKPSEVDLMSVPSAVTAQRVVVTQKEVLGKTLAELALEERYGVTVTRASRADIEILAGPDFDLHFGDTVLAVGEAEGLKKVAALLGNSPTQLNHPQLIPVFVGIALGVLLGQVPIHLPGVPAPVKLGLAGGPLVMAILLSRVRRIGPLSWYMPISANFMLRELGIILFLSCVGLRAGDRFVETLTHGDGLRWLLCGAAVTFLPLMAVALFARLRMKLNYLSLCGLLAGSMTDPPALSFANSLTPSSATSTAYATVYPLVMLLRVVSAQVLVFLSL
- a CDS encoding HypC/HybG/HupF family hydrogenase formation chaperone, whose amino-acid sequence is MCLAVPGKVLSIGVPDGGGLTRGRVDFGGTVKDVCLAYTPEAKVGDYVIVHVGFALNVIDEDEALKTLSLLSEMDAMVAAEERPA
- the hypD gene encoding hydrogenase formation protein HypD produces the protein MKHLDEYRDRRAAERYAALLARLTTKPWTVMEVCGGQTHSIVRFGIDRLLPEGLELVHGPGCPVCVTPLELIDKAVEIALKPGVVLCSFGDMLRVPGSTKSLLQAKGEGAQVRIVYSPLDALDLARKDPSVEVVFFAVGFETTAPATAMAAQQALRLGVKNFSLLVSHVLVPPALEALMSSGKNRVQGFLAAGHVCAVMGTEEYEPIAEKRRVPIVVTGFEPVDILQGLCLLVRQLERGEHRVDNQYARVVRRGGNRPAIELLREVFEPCRRKWRGIGPIESSGLRFTARYAQLDAERRFGVAEREAQEPAECIAGLVLQGLKKPRECPAFAGRCTPESPLGAPMVSSEGACAAYYRYAREKVS
- a CDS encoding GNA1162 family protein translates to MFRKGILAVLAVSLLSGCIGGAQKVSYLKDKADIPNFVMVLPPANNSTDLAAPDTTRRVACEMMLALGVIPFTSPSQEEQLKKMGITDGGQLGAYKAPDLAEKLGVDGLLYSVIKNFNEINVGVYINRSVEAEFTLVDKLGNKLWQIEGTGFNRAVNVTPGAILQEGAKAMAQQLVGKQLEKMLKIHLLQEAQKMTGLMIPKLPQWPVNEKGAADVSQPDQGGNSKLGGALFKKRSK
- a CDS encoding AEC family transporter, translated to MLSIVAIAAAVVLLGWDCRRRGIVGPEADKPFNDYLYYVSMPALILDKLTGAGLGAVDLRLLEVNALAVLLLVGLLLALWKAGRLGPHAGELVLCAAFGNTVYLGFPLTALRFGEDALAVASLVTAVQYLAVFTAGFAALALVVGRGGKQSLEVLKGNTILWSALLGAVLAFAGLRPPAVLAGALRLIGSATAPLALFALGLFLHGKPIGRRPGPVLALCAAKLLAFPALLVLCARATGLAGLSGEVSLLESLMPLAVTNLVLAQKLGLDESLVAEAILASTLASVPLLLAFDRLRGLLP
- the hypE gene encoding hydrogenase expression/formation protein HypE, yielding MTKKDFRLACPTPAEAGERVTLAHGSGGRHMHKLVSEVFRPLFKDAALEQGHDGAALELPPGKLAFSTDSFVIRPIFFPGGDIGSLCVHGTANDLAMCGARPLYLSCACILEEGFPLSDLRRVAESLAKTARAAGMRIVTGDTKVVERGKGDGIYVNTAGIGLIEAPRPVEPRSVLPGDALIVSGDVGAHGAAVLSVREGLSFETTLLSDAETVWPQVRALLEAGVEVHCLRDLTRGGLATALNEIAEAAKRGILVEEAAVPVRPEVASACELFGLDPFYMACEGRFAAFVPERDAQKALAALRGPCGAHPAALVGRVVDAHPGEVRMNTRIGVERILDMLSGEQLPRIC